The following coding sequences lie in one Candidatus Omnitrophota bacterium genomic window:
- a CDS encoding four helix bundle protein codes for MAGTFKEIKVWQKAHELVLEIYKITEGFPISERYNLTSQLRRSCASVPTNIVEGYKRRSDKDFAHFLNMADSSLEETKYHLLLAHDLTYLDKISYERLLILADEIGRMLYGFQNKLKTYSL; via the coding sequence ATGGCAGGAACCTTCAAAGAAATAAAAGTTTGGCAGAAAGCTCATGAATTAGTCCTAGAAATATACAAAATTACCGAAGGCTTCCCAATTTCAGAAAGATACAATTTAACTTCTCAACTAAGAAGATCATGTGCCTCGGTTCCTACTAATATCGTTGAAGGCTACAAGAGAAGAAGCGATAAGGATTTTGCGCATTTTCTTAATATGGCCGATAGTTCTTTAGAGGAAACAAAATATCATCTGCTTTTGGCTCATGATTTAACGTATTTAGATAAAATTAGTTATGAGCGCCTATTAATATTAGCCGATGAAATCGGCCGAATGCTTTATGGTTTTCAAAATAAGCTTAAAACTTACAGCCTATAG
- the recA gene encoding recombinase RecA, translating into MSDRSKALELALAQIEKQFGKGSIMKLGAHTKVNIETISTGALTLDLALGIGGLPRGRVVEIFGPEASGKTTLTLTAIREIQKKGGVAAFIDAEHAFDSTYAKLIGVNLDDLLISQPDTGEQALEIAETLVRSNAVDLVVIDSVAALTPRAEIEGEMGDSHMGLQARLMSQALRKLTGCISKSRTTLIFINQLREKIGVMFGSPETTPGGRALKFYASVRLDVRRIAYLKDGDKIIGNHVRVKVVKNKIAPPFREAEFDIMHNGGIAKSGAVIDGALNLEVIAKSGTWLSFEDKKLGQGRDAAIKFLKENPKLQEDIEKATRKKSSLAE; encoded by the coding sequence ATTTCTGATCGCAGCAAGGCGCTGGAATTGGCTTTAGCGCAGATAGAGAAGCAGTTTGGCAAGGGTTCGATTATGAAGCTGGGTGCGCATACTAAAGTCAATATTGAAACGATATCTACAGGTGCTTTGACCCTGGATCTGGCTTTGGGGATAGGTGGCCTTCCTCGTGGAAGAGTAGTGGAAATATTCGGGCCGGAAGCTTCCGGTAAAACTACTTTGACTTTAACGGCCATCAGGGAGATTCAGAAAAAGGGAGGAGTGGCAGCATTTATTGATGCGGAGCATGCTTTCGATTCAACTTATGCCAAGCTTATCGGAGTCAACTTAGATGATCTTTTGATATCACAGCCGGATACCGGTGAGCAAGCTTTGGAGATTGCCGAAACCTTGGTGCGTTCTAATGCTGTAGATTTAGTGGTAATTGATTCAGTGGCGGCATTAACTCCGCGCGCTGAAATCGAAGGAGAGATGGGAGACTCTCATATGGGCCTTCAGGCGCGCCTGATGTCGCAGGCCTTGCGTAAATTGACCGGCTGCATTAGTAAATCGCGCACTACTTTAATTTTTATTAATCAGCTGCGCGAGAAGATTGGCGTGATGTTCGGTTCGCCGGAGACTACCCCGGGAGGCCGGGCGCTTAAATTTTACGCGTCAGTAAGATTAGATGTGCGTAGGATTGCTTATTTAAAAGACGGAGATAAAATTATTGGCAATCATGTCAGGGTAAAGGTAGTTAAAAATAAAATTGCTCCGCCTTTTCGTGAAGCTGAGTTTGATATTATGCATAATGGAGGTATTGCCAAATCCGGAGCAGTGATTGATGGGGCGCTAAATTTGGAAGTAATTGCCAAAAGCGGTACCTGGCTTTCATTTGAAGATAAAAAGCTGGGCCAGGGTAGGGATGCAGCGATAAAATTCTTAAAAGAGAATCCAAAATTACAGGAAGATATTGAAAAAGCAACTCGTAAAAAGTCAAGCCTGGCTGAATAA
- a CDS encoding regulatory protein RecX — MKKQLVKSQAWLNNTEKAKAYAFLLLKFRLRSENELLARLKQKGFSQELAVDTVNFLKDKEFIDDRVFAKGWVAARLKRPFGIRRIRQELLSKGLSEQIIEDSLVQAREDYSESQIVSQLAKQRFSKLAGIEPQKAKARVYGYLIRRGFSPDIVSEIIKK, encoded by the coding sequence TTGAAAAAGCAACTCGTAAAAAGTCAAGCCTGGCTGAATAATACGGAAAAAGCCAAAGCCTATGCTTTTCTGCTGCTTAAGTTTCGCCTGCGTAGTGAGAACGAGTTATTAGCGCGTTTAAAACAAAAAGGCTTTTCCCAAGAGCTAGCAGTAGACACGGTTAATTTTTTAAAAGATAAAGAGTTTATCGATGATCGTGTTTTTGCCAAGGGTTGGGTAGCAGCTCGCCTTAAACGGCCGTTTGGTATAAGAAGAATAAGGCAGGAGCTTTTGAGTAAAGGCTTAAGTGAGCAGATTATTGAGGATTCTCTGGTTCAAGCCAGAGAAGATTATAGTGAAAGCCAGATAGTCAGTCAGTTAGCTAAGCAGAGATTTTCAAAATTAGCTGGTATAGAGCCGCAGAAAGCAAAAGCGCGCGTATATGGTTATTTGATACGTCGGGGGTTCTCACCGGATATAGTGAGTGAAATAATCAAAAAATAA
- the alaS gene encoding alanine--tRNA ligase — protein sequence MTADILREKFLTFFKAKKHKVIDSDSLVPKDDPTVLFTPAGMNQFKKEFLGLDSGFKRAATSQRCLRTDDLDKVGKTSVHHTFFEMLGNFSFGGYFKNEAISWAWEFLTEELKISPDKLWISVYQDDDEAYDIWRNVIKITENKIIRLGDKDNFWPAEAKTKGPNGPCGPCSEIFYDFGDDVGCKKPDCSPACSCGRFAEIWNLVFTQFNRKPDGSLEPLPNKNIDTGMGLERLAAVIQGVKSNFETELFQPVIKEITKGLPPTCPPTRQWREGTVPVESLYAIADHVRAVVFSIFDGILPSNEGRGYVIRKIIRKSILHLNSLGIKGPFLYRLVATVVEIMRKPYPELTNRREEIAQIILAEEKNFINTLSSSEELFRSKFIEFINKPNPEAVGNIVFLLHDTYGIPLELTKEWLDKHNISFSENAFEAAMKEQKARSKAGSAMKGDVFGAKGLDIKVKESKFVGYKDNSAEAKILAILKDNKEVDEILSEDKIQVVLDKTPFYAESGGQVGDTGELVKGENVFEVLDTKKIDNVILHIGKVKSGNFKKGDSVVAKIDVERRLNISKNHTATHLLQASLREVLGNHVQQQGSLVTEEKLRFDFTHFKGLSGQEITRVEELANSYIIKNYVVDSKEMALKEAKKAGALAFFEEKYGENVRVVEIGGISKELCGGTHLNDIKQIGLIKIISESSVASGIRRIEAVTAKFAEQFVKDQEQKAIEESKKKIKLEEKKAQEKKRSAEMNSALPARALELSEKYVKINGINAVFSVENNLDMKLLRLLADTVKAKLTQAAIVLGSNDGNRAFLVVGLTADLCLKGLSAKDIILEVASLIGGSGGGREDFAQAGGNLPENFTLVFDKIKDIIIKL from the coding sequence ATGACCGCGGATATTTTAAGAGAAAAATTTCTTACTTTTTTTAAAGCCAAGAAACATAAGGTTATTGATAGTGATTCTTTAGTTCCTAAGGATGATCCTACGGTATTATTTACTCCCGCCGGAATGAATCAGTTTAAAAAAGAATTTTTAGGGCTTGATTCTGGTTTTAAACGAGCGGCTACTTCACAGCGTTGCCTGCGCACGGATGATTTGGATAAAGTAGGTAAAACCAGCGTGCATCATACTTTTTTTGAGATGTTGGGAAATTTTTCTTTCGGCGGCTATTTTAAGAATGAGGCGATATCCTGGGCTTGGGAGTTTTTAACTGAAGAATTAAAAATTAGCCCGGATAAACTTTGGATTTCAGTTTATCAAGATGATGATGAGGCTTATGATATTTGGAGGAATGTTATAAAAATTACTGAAAATAAAATTATTAGATTAGGGGATAAGGATAATTTTTGGCCGGCAGAAGCAAAAACCAAAGGGCCTAATGGCCCATGCGGCCCATGCTCGGAGATATTTTATGATTTTGGAGATGATGTAGGATGTAAAAAACCGGATTGTTCGCCGGCTTGTAGTTGTGGAAGATTTGCCGAGATTTGGAATTTAGTATTTACCCAATTTAACCGTAAACCCGATGGCTCTTTAGAGCCATTACCTAATAAAAATATCGATACCGGAATGGGGCTAGAAAGGCTAGCTGCGGTTATCCAGGGAGTAAAAAGTAATTTTGAAACTGAATTGTTCCAGCCGGTAATAAAAGAGATAACTAAGGGACTGCCCCCGACCTGCCCGCCGACGCGTCAGTGGCGGGAGGGGACTGTCCCCGTTGAATCGCTTTATGCCATAGCTGATCATGTGCGGGCAGTAGTATTTTCCATCTTTGACGGAATATTGCCTTCTAATGAAGGAAGAGGTTATGTAATAAGAAAAATAATACGTAAATCCATTTTACATTTAAATAGCTTGGGAATTAAAGGCCCTTTTCTTTACCGTTTAGTGGCAACAGTGGTTGAAATTATGCGCAAACCTTATCCTGAATTGACTAATCGACGGGAAGAAATTGCCCAGATTATTTTAGCCGAAGAAAAAAATTTTATTAATACGCTTAGTTCAAGCGAAGAATTATTCAGGAGTAAATTTATTGAATTTATAAATAAACCAAATCCCGAAGCCGTGGGGAATATAGTTTTCCTGTTGCATGATACCTATGGAATTCCTCTGGAGTTAACTAAAGAATGGCTGGATAAGCATAATATAAGTTTCTCCGAAAATGCTTTTGAGGCGGCTATGAAGGAGCAGAAGGCGCGTTCAAAGGCTGGTAGCGCAATGAAAGGCGATGTATTTGGCGCCAAAGGCCTGGATATAAAAGTTAAAGAGAGTAAATTTGTTGGTTATAAAGATAATTCCGCGGAAGCTAAAATTCTGGCCATATTAAAAGATAATAAGGAAGTGGATGAGATTTTATCTGAGGACAAGATACAGGTTGTTTTAGATAAGACCCCGTTTTATGCAGAAAGCGGCGGCCAAGTTGGGGATACTGGGGAGTTAGTGAAAGGGGAAAATGTTTTTGAAGTTCTTGATACTAAAAAAATCGATAATGTTATTTTACATATTGGTAAGGTCAAATCCGGTAATTTTAAAAAAGGTGATTCGGTAGTTGCTAAGATAGATGTCGAGCGCAGGTTAAATATTTCCAAGAATCACACGGCAACGCATTTATTACAGGCATCTTTACGGGAAGTTCTAGGAAATCACGTCCAACAGCAAGGATCCCTAGTCACTGAGGAAAAACTTCGTTTTGATTTCACACATTTTAAAGGGTTATCAGGCCAAGAAATTACCAGGGTTGAGGAGCTAGCTAATAGCTATATTATTAAAAATTATGTGGTGGATTCTAAAGAGATGGCGCTTAAAGAAGCTAAGAAAGCTGGAGCTTTAGCTTTTTTTGAGGAAAAATATGGTGAAAATGTACGTGTGGTTGAAATTGGAGGTATTTCAAAAGAACTTTGCGGTGGTACGCACCTCAATGATATTAAGCAAATCGGTTTGATAAAAATAATCAGTGAAAGTAGCGTCGCCAGCGGAATAAGAAGGATTGAAGCAGTTACTGCGAAGTTTGCCGAACAGTTTGTTAAGGATCAGGAGCAAAAAGCGATTGAAGAATCCAAAAAGAAGATTAAGTTGGAAGAGAAGAAAGCACAAGAGAAGAAACGTAGCGCAGAGATGAATAGTGCGCTGCCTGCTCGGGCGCTTGAACTTTCAGAGAAGTACGTAAAGATAAACGGAATAAATGCTGTTTTTTCGGTTGAAAATAATTTAGATATGAAGTTACTGCGTCTTTTGGCGGACACGGTTAAGGCTAAGCTTACTCAGGCAGCAATCGTTTTAGGATCTAATGATGGCAACAGAGCTTTTCTAGTTGTTGGTTTGACTGCGGATTTATGTTTAAAGGGATTAAGCGCCAAAGATATTATTCTTGAAGTTGCCTCGCTTATTGGCGGTAGCGGTGGCGGAAGGGAAGATTTTGCGCAAGCCGGAGGCAATTTACCGGAGAATTTTACGCTGGTATTTGATAAAATAAAGGATATAATAATAAAGTTATGA
- the hisD gene encoding histidinol dehydrogenase: MKIIRFTSKKLEKIYNRGQSRQRRVEEKVRKIIDDVRFFGDEALLKYTRKFDKVKLSLRQLKVSQIEISGAYANISPDFVPSLRVIIENVNRFYRKQLRKSWRIKGAEGVVLGENYTPLDRIGVYIPAGTAPLVSTVYMTVLPAKLAQVKKVVLISPPDKNGYINPHILVIADLLKVDEVYRVGGAQGIAGLAYGTKTIPKVDKIVGPGNIYVSEAKRQVYGAVDIDMIAGPTELVIIANRFSDPKFVIADLRAQAEHAKGLAILITNSKSLANEVKSKLSGDNGYIILTKNLEQAAEIANRIAPEHLEILVQNPKTLLKRIKNAGAIFLGPYSPVALGDYVAGPSHVLPTGGSARFFSGLNVYDFIKSSHIISYSKKALEKIREPLEKVAGIEGLQKHVDSVRSRFV, translated from the coding sequence ATGAAAATAATCCGTTTTACCAGTAAAAAATTAGAAAAGATTTACAATCGAGGGCAATCACGGCAGAGGCGCGTTGAAGAGAAAGTCAGAAAGATTATTGACGATGTGCGTTTTTTCGGCGATGAGGCATTACTTAAATATACCCGTAAATTCGATAAGGTTAAATTAAGCTTGCGCCAACTGAAAGTTTCTCAGATTGAGATTAGTGGGGCTTATGCGAATATTAGTCCGGATTTTGTTCCTTCTCTAAGAGTAATTATCGAAAATGTAAACCGTTTTTATCGTAAACAACTACGTAAATCCTGGAGGATTAAAGGGGCCGAAGGAGTGGTCTTGGGAGAAAACTATACGCCCTTAGACAGGATAGGCGTCTATATACCTGCCGGTACGGCACCACTAGTTTCTACCGTATATATGACTGTTTTACCGGCAAAACTGGCGCAGGTTAAAAAAGTTGTTTTGATCAGCCCTCCGGATAAAAACGGGTATATTAACCCGCATATTTTAGTTATTGCTGACCTGTTAAAGGTTGATGAGGTTTATCGGGTTGGCGGGGCGCAGGGAATTGCTGGCTTGGCTTATGGGACTAAAACTATTCCTAAGGTAGATAAGATTGTTGGCCCGGGCAATATTTATGTAAGCGAAGCAAAACGTCAGGTATATGGGGCAGTTGATATTGATATGATTGCCGGGCCTACGGAGCTAGTGATTATTGCTAATCGTTTCAGTGACCCGAAATTTGTTATTGCTGATTTACGCGCTCAAGCCGAACATGCAAAGGGCCTGGCAATATTAATTACTAATTCTAAAAGTTTGGCCAATGAAGTAAAGTCTAAGCTTTCCGGGGATAATGGTTATATTATTTTGACAAAAAATTTAGAGCAGGCTGCTGAGATTGCTAATAGAATAGCTCCTGAACATTTGGAGATTTTGGTACAGAATCCTAAGACTTTACTTAAGAGGATAAAAAATGCCGGAGCAATATTCTTAGGCCCTTATAGCCCTGTAGCCCTAGGTGATTATGTTGCCGGGCCTAGCCATGTTTTACCCACAGGAGGCTCTGCTCGCTTTTTCTCAGGGCTCAACGTTTATGATTTTATTAAGAGCAGCCATATAATCAGTTATTCAAAAAAAGCATTAGAAAAAATACGTGAGCCATTGGAAAAAGTTGCTGGGATTGAAGGACTGCAAAAACACGTGGATTCTGTAAGGAGCAGGTTTGTATAG